The Hypanus sabinus isolate sHypSab1 chromosome 2, sHypSab1.hap1, whole genome shotgun sequence DNA segment acacagcacatacagttaGGATCCAGCAGAGACagccacaaaataatattagcacaagtccctgagtggcatggcctgaagtgTGAGGTGCATGTTTATGTAAAGCAGTATAAtgttatattttaaaaaacaatCAGTATGTACTATAAATGTTTAAAAAttgggacccacaccactagtctATAAGTAGGTATCATTAGGATCATTTTATATCTGGCAGCAAATCAATGTGATGCTGATTCCAACACAAATAGATTCCCTCCTTCAAATAAATACTTCTGTTATTACTCTGTGTTATTTTGTTAAATATTCTTATTAGCTTGTTTCTAAGGTTTCATATATCTGAACAGTGCGTAATGCAAACTGAGTAGATGTTTGTATTCAAATTGTACTATATTCACCAACTTTGTTTTGCACCCTTCTTGCAATAGTTCAAATAGAAACAATTTGATGAATCTGTTGAATTAAATTCTTTTGCATGAGTGTACCTTTTACAAGGATTCTGTTAGTCCTCTTGCTCTGGAGTAACATTTTAGTCCAATGAGTTTCAACTTTGTTGGAGAAGTTCTGTAAATTAAGATAAATCTTAAAATGGTCTATTTATGAGTATTTGTTACTCTTTTTCTTGCCAATAAATGCTTAAATGTTGAAGGGTAAATTCTCATTAACATTGGAAATATAACAGTAGTACAAGTCACATCTGTGGGGAATAAGAAATCAATTTACAATATTAGTAAAGCTCAGGATTTGACATTTTAATGAAATGATACTTGATTCCCAAATTAAATGAAATTATTACTCATGAATGAAAGTGCATTTTAATAAATAGGTACTTGATAGTGGACAAGGATTTTGGGAGACACAGGGCCTGTTTCTAAGCTATAATATATGACTCCAACTGTGGGGATAGGATGGGAAAAGCATTTGGTTAAGGCATATTGAAATTATCTTGACAGGTAAATTTAGATTTTACCACTAAGAGGACACAGATGATATATAAATGGGTAATCTCAATTCAAATTCTGATTAATATAAACTAGCTATTTGATATTGATAATCATCATATTAAAGACaaaaatatctgcagatgctggaaatccaatcatcacacacaagatgctggaggaactcagcaggccagacagcatctatggaaaagggtacagctGATGTGGgttgagacccttaatcaggattgggaaaaaaaagatgagaaattagagcaagaaggtgggagggggaggaagaaatatAAGGTGGTAGGTGAGAGGAGCAACTAGGGGAGGGGGACGGGTGAAGCAAAGAGTTGGGAAggtgaaagataaagggctagagaaggggaatctgataggagagggtagaagatcatggaataaaggaaacaggaggagcaccagagggaggtgatgggcagatgatgagatgagagagggaaatgggaatggttaAGGAGGGTGCAActccctgtatctcctcccttactaccattcagggccccaaacagtccttccaggtgagacgacacttcacttgtgagactATTGGAGTCAtcaactgtatccagtgctcctgctgTGGTTTCCTGTAtaattggtgagacctgatgtagatcgGAAAACTGCTTTGCCAAGCTCCTGCACTCcgactgccagagaaagcaggatttcctggtggccacacaccaattctacttcccattcccattctgacatgttagtctgtggcctcctctactaccacgatgaggccacactcaggtcggaggagcaacatcttgtattccgtctgggtagcctccaacctgatggcacaaacattgatttctcaaacttccagtaattgcaccctatcttccttcaccattcccattccccatcctcacctctctctggtgctcctcctccttccctttcatccatggtcttctaccctctcctatcaaatgctcccttctccagccctttatctctttcacctatcaacctcccagctctttacttcaccccactCCTGTTTTACTTATCATCTATCTCCTTGTACTACtttgtcccctcccccaccttgctctaacttctcatctttttttccagtcctcatgaaggttctcagcccaaaacgtccacaatttactcttttccatagatgctgtctggctgctgagttcctccagcattttgtatgtgttgcatcaTCATAATAAGTATGGTCCAATTTAACCAATACTGCAAATAATAAATGAGTTTGAACTGCCTTCTGACTTCTTCTATTGGGGGTGGAGACTTCTTACACAACTCAACCATTGATGTAACTAAGTAACAAAAATGATTAATAAAATTAATCAGAACTTAAAAAAATACAGACAGGGTAGTTTAAGATAACATGTTGGTAAACCCTGATTATACATGTAGCTAGTTAAAGTTATCTATGCAAATTTACAAAGCAATTTTTTTCACATTCCATTTTTATCAAAAACAAACTGTTATGAATTTCAACAGTGTTTGCATCACCTTAACCACCAGTGTTACATTTGTCACTGATCTATCAGATAAAACTTATAAAAAGCATCAAACTacttgataactttttttttcccagcATCTATCTCAATTCACTGTTCTGGATCTTATTTATGATTTTTAATCCTGCTTATTTTGTGGGCTGATAATTTCCCTCATCAACATGACTGCAACTCCATTTACAGAAGACACTTTCATGGCAGATTGAGAATTATTCTGAAGAAATTAAGAGAATGTGTACTTTATGTGAGACTTAATCAGACCTACCCTATCTAACATGGCTTCAGGGCTGATGTAGCTTCCTTTTCAGTTATCTTTTATTTTcccttccttctctctttctctccaatgAAGTACAGCGACTGGTATTTCACAAAATGAAAATAATCAAAAAATTGAGCACATAATCAAGTTTTTTTGTGAACTGCTGTTTTCTGAGGATTTTGACTTACTTGACATCTTGACAGTATGTTGCCAAATTAATTAATTTCTGTCCCTatcctttgtaataacaatgtAGTAATTGCACTTCGTTTTATACTTCACCTCTATTGATTTGTTAATGTGCAAGTAAAATTTACTATGAATTAAAAATATTAAGCATACTTTTTAattgacaaattattaaaatattcCTGTATTAATTTAATATTACAAACAATGCTCGGTATTTTTGAGCATCATTTAATTTGGTCTACCTCTGAAAAAGTAATTGAATAATGTTGGCTAAATGTAgttataatattttaaaatagctaaattaaaaacaaaaataacaaaaaacatcaaaccataaatacagtaatttatttttaattgttaataAGTATTCACTTATAGCAAATACTTAATAATTTCTTTGTCTCGACCTATTTTGGAACAATCCAATCAGCGAAAAGGCACTAGCAGCAGCTGTTACAAAGGAAATGGCACTGATGGCTCTGTTTgcctaaggaaataaaagagaatacAACAATGCATTAAAACAATTGGTCAGCAGTTTTGGGAATCTATTGATTAGATTGCTATGGAAAATTGATAAGCCATGTCATAGTCATCACTCGTTGTTGCTTTACTTTTATAAAAAGTGTGCTAAAATACTTCAGATCTGAAAACTAGTTTGTCATATAAATTgtcacatttagacggagatgtaacgtaaacatttttactcctcatatatgtggATGAAAgtaataatgtcaattcaattcaataataaAATATGGTTCTTTAAGAATAATAGTTAATAATTCAAAACTAATTCATAATTTATTTGCAAGGCCTTtctcttgtaaatatggaaaagaTTATTTAGAATAACATCTGTAAAAATGTTATTACACCCTGGAGTAAAAAGTAAAATTAGAAAAATattgaaaattaaataaattataaAAGCAATCACTGATATCTATTTTCAAAGTTAATCAGAAATTTAAAATATGCATTTTACAGAAAAGATTGTATCAGTTGACTACAAGTACAGAAATATTCTCATCTACTTGTTGTATTACAATATGTTAATATTCATTTTTCAATCCTGTGTGGCCAATAGGATTTGATCTGTACTTTCAACAATATGAATTGAGTAATAATCACTATCAACAATCACTGAGAGGAAATGCAAAGATGCCGAAACTCTTTTCATCAGCCTAAGATCTTCCTCTTAATGTACGGCTTCAGATCTGAATCTAAGTACATTACCCTTCCCCAATGCAAAGAATTACGCCATGGTGCACTTTCGGTAAAAGTTACATACCTGGTCAGATACACCCTCACCATAACGAAGTAAAGTGACAAAATGTTCACAGTTATTCCCGAGCAAATCGTAGGACACTTCCTGTCCAATTAGAAACTCAGCTCGCTTAATGATTTCATCCACTGGTAGAGGTATGTGGTTATCGTCatacttattatttattttgaaaGGATCTTGTCCAACAACATCTTTAAGCAGCTGCATTTTTACCATTGCTTTCCTGCTGAAAACGGACTTTGCACTAGTGAATGAAGCTGGGGCCCCCTCCTCTGCTAAGGTTTAGTATAAGGAAAAGATTAGGGAAAAATAAAAGCATTAAATGCTCATTTGTATAAATAAAGCAACACTTTAAATGTGATTTTACAATAACACTGTAAATATACTCATGTTGTTATAGCTATACAATTGCTTCAATCTTTATTTTTGTGTATACCAGCTAAACTTTTAAAACTTAAACAAACAGATACAGGAGAGGCTGATAGAAAAGAGCACATGTATGGTGGATATAGGTGTGGTCAGATTCTGAGAACCAGTCTTTCCATGTAATCTTAATATAAAATGCTGCATATTAGAAAGCAAAACCTGCAGGTGCTAGAAAATTAAAAAGCACAACAAAATGATGGAAATATTTTGTAGGTAAGGCAGTACAATGTGAGAAAAGCATATTTAATACTTCAGGTCATGACCTCTGATCACCAGCAACGAAGGGAATTGAATTCACATCCCTGGATTCAATAACTTAACTAGTGTCCTATTTTGATAATAGGGTACCaacttgaaatattaactctgcttcTACTTCCACAAATACTGCCTGATTGGGAATTTCTAACATCTGTTGTGTTTAcagacacaacagattctgcagatgcttgaaatcttgagcaacacacactgaGTGCTGGATGACAATGAGTGTccatctggacacgccccctgctgactgctcctgtggctcctcccacaggcccctgtataaaggcgatctgaggcctgacgctcggcctcagtctccaggtcatagtatgatggacactcactcctggttccttcttccagtcaataaaagccgatatctcgccttacgtctcagtgtgagttattgatggtgcatcaattttattgactggaagaaacttCGCCACAATGACCTCAGCAGATCTGACAACATCCATGGATGAACTGAATGGTCAACATTTCTGGCAGAGGCTCTTCACTAGTTACTGTGCTCAATCTGTATTTCAGTAgttacagtttttaaaaaaatttatgaAGGTAGTCAGCCCTGTCTTTTGAAAGGATGCTACTCAGCCAAAGAGGAATTGAATAAAGATTAATAAGGATGGTTCTGAAAGGTGAATTGATATATGCATATTCAGAAAGAATGTACTTTATTGGGATTGAGATACTTATGAAAGATGTATCTAAGTTAATTCTAAAATTCACAAATTTAAACAGAGCGAGGACAAACATTTTAAACCCTGATATTTTATTTGCTGTTCATTTACCTTACCTAGTGGTGTGACATTTATAACATAGCCATCTCCCAAGTACAGAGCCCAGTGTTGATACGCTGGTCTAAATATTTCAATTAAGTCCCCAGGGTGGGGATTCCCAGTGTACTCCACACTAAAGTGGTCATTAGAAGCCATCTGAAAGTGAAAgcatattaatttttaaaaatataatttgaTGAGTACTCTATATAATTGATCAAAATATTCAAATTTAATGTAGTTCTTCATTAGAAAGTACTATGTAATTTTATTCAAGCAAACAAAATCTAACTAAGTACCCAAAAAATGGATTCTAAAAGTCTGGAACAAAATTAGAAAGTCTATTGAGAGAACCAGATTTTGGTTAGGATTACACCCGAGTTGTTCTTCAAAAGAGAATGATACCCTTGCTGAAAACTTGCAACACTTACAGAATGCGTTGGTGAGAGGATAGGGAGATGGACAGAACTACACAAGAGAGACAGGTTATGATATCCTGGATGATCTAGAGAGCTAGATGTTGAATGAGAGCTAAACAGCAAGATACCTTTACCCATTAAACTTTCAAGGAAGCAACATCAACAAGTGTTGCTTATTCAACTgagatagaatatagaacatagaatgttgaGCCAAAACTGctgaaaagaaaatcaaaaatgcctaaacactaatccctcctacctagaccatgtccata contains these protein-coding regions:
- the plaat1 gene encoding phospholipase A and acyltransferase 1 isoform X1, translating into MASNDHFSVEYTGNPHPGDLIEIFRPAYQHWALYLGDGYVINVTPLAEEGAPASFTSAKSVFSRKAMVKMQLLKDVVGQDPFKINNKYDDNHIPLPVDEIIKRAEFLIGQEVSYDLLGNNCEHFVTLLRYGEGVSDQVCNFYRKCTMA
- the plaat1 gene encoding phospholipase A and acyltransferase 1 isoform X2 yields the protein MASNDHFSVEYTGNPHPGDLIEIFRPAYQHWALYLGDGYVINVTPLEEGAPASFTSAKSVFSRKAMVKMQLLKDVVGQDPFKINNKYDDNHIPLPVDEIIKRAEFLIGQEVSYDLLGNNCEHFVTLLRYGEGVSDQANRAISAISFVTAAASAFSLIGLFQNRSRQRNY